From a single Paenibacillus sp. FSL R5-0345 genomic region:
- a CDS encoding BTAD domain-containing putative transcriptional regulator, which yields MITATKMHIPYVRHTLVARTDLLRLLDEGMDAKLTLLFAPSGYGKTTALSEWAKQSGKLVAWVSLSKQDDDWSTFWNMVIVSIQNHVEDFGLTILPLLVEGSSASSTSMESAMNVLLNELNQLPGELVVMVDDYHLATMPAIQNSMSYLLEHLPNHIHLYIASRNDLPFPTARLFAKGEMRRITIEQLRFRPEEVNDFFRETTELKLSTEQLNMLYDQTEGWICGLRLAAISLKRSGNVTESIRQFSGHQQHISDYLLEEVIRDLPEAMRDFLLQTSVLSQMNYALCEAVTGQTRGQQQLEQLEQLQLFIIPMDDQRNWYRYHHLLSDFLQSMLARTWPELWIQANARAAQWHEHNGFIVEAAEHYLAGRQYEDVARLIEAHLYELLGGKNTVVARWVMQVPEQYVASRPLVELFYLLVMVGVRQFHNIPDRAERLRVRYQALKDHIDADVWRMTMGDIYYLCGTAAYVKKDLLSTADYFIRGDTFALEQSLFIQGGNNKHYSVEEFEDHLGYINDYHGAAQFFIRMIEYWRDRVNHPYTTPMYASYAKVLYEWNRLEEAEDWLNLIMHVDGFAPVSRNRYQLFVAASRIQQAKGNSLEAATLLEQLKLKIDSPDYEIFIRKIEAEQVSLAVRQGDIASAQRWLEHCGMSHSDEATLDQVSEQLVLVRVLAACGQFESALSLAARLYHLLTKEDRLRDRIHILNLQSMMLYGDNQMEPALAKLAEALRLAKPQGFIRSFVDEGSAMAELLSIYVQSYGDKGSGSKDALSYVRLVLQAFHVYDAHPRVNIRCFGRLRVETENGSVVKWRTSKTEELMAFLIYHRGEAVSRDQILDRLWGEVEVDRAGAQFNTTTHYLRKALSQIGIDGIVQHVEGGYRIDISQLYCDLDEWDRLLAAQAQIDDLKLRDYAGELVQLYGEGFMAGTSYEWAEPTRVRLESEYVATLLRLHEREEKKGQYDAAAELLRKALVHDPLNESIHERLIRVLVMADDRISAIKQYEVLRLLLLTEFGIKPKETVRRLLDIN from the coding sequence ATGATTACCGCAACAAAGATGCACATCCCTTATGTACGGCACACCTTGGTTGCTCGTACGGATCTGCTTCGTCTGCTTGATGAGGGTATGGACGCGAAGCTTACGCTCTTATTCGCTCCATCTGGTTATGGGAAAACGACGGCGCTAAGCGAATGGGCCAAACAAAGCGGCAAGCTTGTTGCATGGGTGTCACTGAGCAAGCAGGACGATGATTGGAGCACCTTCTGGAACATGGTCATCGTTTCGATCCAGAATCATGTCGAGGACTTTGGCCTGACCATTTTGCCTTTGCTGGTGGAGGGGTCCTCGGCATCTTCCACATCGATGGAGTCGGCGATGAACGTGCTACTAAACGAGTTGAATCAACTGCCGGGTGAGCTGGTCGTCATGGTTGACGATTATCATCTGGCGACGATGCCTGCAATCCAGAATTCGATGAGCTATTTGCTTGAACACCTTCCAAACCACATTCATTTATATATCGCAAGTCGCAACGACCTCCCATTTCCGACAGCAAGATTATTTGCAAAAGGCGAGATGCGGCGGATTACGATCGAGCAATTGAGGTTCCGACCAGAAGAAGTAAACGATTTCTTCCGAGAGACGACGGAGTTGAAGCTGTCGACTGAGCAGCTCAATATGCTGTATGACCAAACCGAGGGTTGGATTTGCGGCTTGCGACTTGCGGCCATCTCACTGAAACGAAGCGGCAATGTGACTGAATCGATCCGTCAATTCAGCGGCCATCAGCAGCACATATCCGATTACTTGCTCGAGGAAGTCATTCGCGATCTGCCAGAGGCGATGCGCGATTTTTTGTTGCAAACTTCCGTGTTAAGCCAAATGAATTATGCATTGTGCGAGGCGGTGACCGGTCAAACGAGAGGTCAGCAGCAGTTGGAACAACTGGAACAGCTTCAGCTATTCATCATTCCTATGGACGATCAACGCAACTGGTATCGCTATCACCATCTGCTGTCTGATTTCCTGCAGTCGATGCTTGCTCGAACATGGCCTGAGCTATGGATTCAGGCGAATGCGCGTGCCGCGCAATGGCACGAACATAACGGGTTTATTGTAGAAGCGGCGGAACATTATTTGGCGGGACGGCAGTATGAAGATGTAGCTCGCCTGATTGAAGCGCATCTGTACGAACTTCTTGGAGGCAAGAACACCGTCGTTGCTCGTTGGGTGATGCAAGTGCCTGAGCAATATGTAGCGAGCCGACCGCTTGTTGAACTTTTTTATTTGCTCGTGATGGTCGGCGTTCGGCAGTTTCATAACATTCCGGATCGAGCGGAACGGCTTCGTGTTCGTTACCAAGCTTTGAAGGATCATATAGATGCTGACGTATGGCGCATGACCATGGGGGACATCTATTATCTCTGCGGTACTGCTGCCTATGTGAAGAAAGACCTTCTGAGCACTGCTGACTATTTTATCCGTGGAGATACGTTTGCACTCGAACAAAGCTTATTTATTCAAGGAGGCAACAATAAGCATTATTCGGTCGAAGAGTTTGAAGACCATCTGGGCTACATTAACGATTACCATGGTGCAGCACAATTTTTCATTCGGATGATAGAGTATTGGAGAGATCGTGTTAACCATCCGTATACGACACCGATGTATGCTTCCTATGCCAAGGTATTGTACGAGTGGAATCGGCTGGAGGAAGCGGAGGACTGGCTAAACCTCATTATGCATGTAGACGGATTCGCGCCGGTGTCTCGCAATCGGTATCAGCTCTTTGTGGCAGCTTCTAGAATTCAGCAAGCAAAGGGGAACTCACTAGAAGCAGCGACACTGCTAGAACAACTTAAGCTGAAGATCGATTCACCCGATTATGAGATATTCATACGCAAAATCGAAGCGGAACAGGTGAGCTTAGCGGTGCGTCAAGGCGACATTGCGTCTGCTCAGCGATGGTTGGAGCACTGCGGGATGTCGCACTCGGACGAAGCAACGCTGGACCAAGTTTCCGAACAATTGGTGCTCGTTCGCGTGCTGGCCGCATGCGGACAATTCGAATCAGCGCTATCTCTCGCAGCAAGATTGTATCATCTGTTGACGAAGGAAGACCGTCTGCGGGACCGCATTCACATTCTGAATTTACAAAGCATGATGTTATATGGCGACAATCAAATGGAGCCAGCACTTGCGAAGCTGGCTGAAGCTTTGCGTCTCGCCAAACCTCAAGGGTTTATTCGCAGTTTCGTGGACGAAGGCTCGGCGATGGCAGAGCTGTTGTCTATTTATGTGCAGTCGTATGGAGACAAGGGTTCGGGATCGAAGGATGCATTAAGTTATGTGCGTCTCGTGCTGCAAGCGTTCCATGTTTATGACGCACATCCACGAGTTAATATCCGATGTTTCGGACGGTTGCGCGTAGAGACAGAGAATGGCTCTGTGGTCAAATGGCGGACTTCCAAAACTGAGGAATTGATGGCATTCCTCATTTACCATCGCGGCGAGGCAGTAAGTAGAGATCAAATTCTCGATCGTTTGTGGGGAGAGGTGGAGGTAGACCGGGCAGGGGCCCAGTTTAATACAACGACTCACTATTTGCGAAAAGCTTTAAGTCAAATCGGAATTGACGGTATCGTCCAGCATGTGGAAGGCGGTTATCGAATCGATATAAGCCAGTTGTACTGTGATCTCGATGAGTGGGATCGTTTGCTGGCCGCACAGGCGCAAATCGACGACTTAAAGCTGCGTGACTATGCCGGTGAGCTTGTCCAATTATACGGAGAGGGCTTTATGGCTGGCACTTCGTACGAATGGGCAGAGCCGACGCGAGTTCGCCTGGAAAGCGAGTACGTCGCAACCTTGCTTCGCCTTCATGAACGTGAGGAGAAGAAGGGGCAATATGATGCGGCTGCGGAACTGCTGCGGAAGGCGCTTGTACATGATCCGCTAAATGAGTCCATTCATGAACGGCTCATTCGCGTGCTGGTTATGGCGGATGACCGCATCTCGGCGATCAAGCAGTACGAGGTATTAAGATTGCTGCTTCTGACGGAGTTCGGGATTAAGCCGAAGGAAACGGTCAGGAGATTGCTGGATATAAATTGA
- a CDS encoding AraC family transcriptional regulator has translation MDWLANLNRALHYIEENLDEDIDLKEAARLACCSDYHFSRMFSFLAGITLSEYIRRRRLTLAAFELQAGDLRIVDVAVKYGYSSADAFSRAFQVLHGVPPSSVRSHAPSLKAYPRMTFQLTIQGGSEMNYRIVEKESFRIVGITKKVPIQFNGVSSEIASMWKGLTSLDIDQLKKLSNVEPQGLISASTNFSEGRMEEKGELDHYIGAATSEECPENFAKLEVPALTWAVFEAVGPFPDTLQNVWGRIYSEWFPSASYEVARGPEILWNEGKDVSSPNFRSEIWIPVTKK, from the coding sequence ATGGATTGGCTTGCAAATCTGAATAGAGCTTTACACTATATTGAAGAGAATCTTGATGAAGACATAGATCTGAAGGAAGCAGCGAGGCTGGCTTGTTGTTCGGACTATCATTTTTCAAGAATGTTCTCCTTCCTTGCAGGCATTACGCTATCGGAGTACATCCGCCGGAGACGCCTGACCCTTGCGGCATTCGAGCTTCAAGCCGGTGATTTAAGAATTGTGGACGTGGCAGTGAAATACGGTTATAGCTCGGCAGATGCCTTTTCTAGGGCCTTCCAAGTCTTGCATGGGGTTCCGCCCTCTTCGGTTAGGTCTCATGCCCCATCTTTAAAAGCCTATCCTCGAATGACCTTCCAATTAACTATTCAGGGAGGAAGCGAAATGAATTATCGTATCGTTGAGAAAGAATCGTTCCGTATTGTAGGTATTACGAAAAAGGTGCCTATCCAATTTAATGGCGTGAGTTCAGAAATTGCATCGATGTGGAAAGGCTTAACCAGCCTAGACATCGACCAATTGAAAAAGCTCTCTAATGTTGAACCACAGGGGTTGATTTCAGCATCGACAAATTTTTCTGAAGGGCGAATGGAGGAGAAGGGAGAGCTTGACCATTATATAGGTGCAGCTACATCCGAGGAGTGTCCTGAAAATTTTGCGAAATTAGAGGTTCCCGCATTGACCTGGGCCGTTTTCGAAGCTGTCGGACCGTTTCCCGATACTTTACAAAATGTCTGGGGGCGCATCTATTCGGAATGGTTCCCTTCCGCAAGTTATGAGGTAGCAAGGGGACCGGAGATATTATGGAATGAAGGCAAGGATGTATCTTCCCCCAATTTCAGGAGCGAGATTTGGATACCGGTTACGAAAAAATAG
- a CDS encoding S-layer homology domain-containing protein, protein MFQQDITVSYSDIEGSYASDAIRQLTESGIVNGIGMRITCISLYRCYGEPYHK, encoded by the coding sequence CTGTTTCAACAGGATATAACAGTCAGTTATTCTGATATTGAAGGATCATATGCTAGTGATGCTATTAGGCAACTTACAGAAAGTGGAATTGTAAACGGTATAGGTATGAGAATTACCTGTATTTCGCTCTATAGATGTTACGGTGAGCCGTATCATAAGTAA
- a CDS encoding histidine kinase N-terminal 7TM domain-containing diguanylate cyclase, translating to MDSKIAAYITLVCTSAVLNLSILVFTYWRRHYYTNIANLFMWNTLTSMIYCFGYAFSLTSTSLEQLRFWNIVQYAGMPFFPPLGLMFVMQYLGYKITRKRIIALLTMPCITFLINVTNESHHFYYRIYDIHSVLGAPYSEIEYGAWFAVHNIYIFSCMLAALLLLLSRWKETVSVYRSQLFALICGQLLPIVTAFLLFIGVTPDGIDPVPMVIWFSSVLYLWSITSSRMLSIMPIAKETIFNSMNDGVIVLNDTYQLIEYNQACKNMFSELDRSTLGQPFDQVWYMLTDQSFPVQLDTISDKLNVTIHQGNYIYQLRISMLQQSNNNSGLLIIFTDITELHTLQQKLEHQAYYDDLTQIYNRRAFFQKSEQSLMKAKGELSSFVIILFDIDFFKKVNDTYGHQTGDQILVHVAQICKAEMGEHILFARYGGEEFVLALPGYTLSEGENFANYLRFCIEQKPLVENDKLVTITSSFGVSVTTGAVEETIHQLLHKADEALYAAKRAGRNQVRVFIEKYEYVE from the coding sequence TTGGATTCGAAGATAGCAGCATATATAACATTAGTTTGTACTTCGGCTGTTCTGAATTTGTCTATACTTGTCTTTACTTATTGGAGGAGACATTATTATACAAATATCGCTAATTTGTTCATGTGGAATACATTAACTTCAATGATTTATTGCTTTGGTTATGCCTTTAGCTTAACATCGACTTCGTTAGAACAGCTTAGATTTTGGAATATTGTACAGTATGCAGGGATGCCATTTTTCCCTCCGTTAGGATTAATGTTTGTCATGCAATATTTGGGTTATAAAATAACGAGAAAAAGAATAATCGCTCTACTTACAATGCCTTGTATTACTTTTCTCATCAATGTAACTAATGAATCCCATCATTTTTACTATAGAATATATGATATCCATTCGGTGCTTGGGGCTCCATATAGTGAGATTGAGTATGGGGCATGGTTTGCCGTACATAATATTTACATTTTCAGTTGTATGTTAGCTGCGCTCTTATTGCTGCTTTCACGCTGGAAGGAAACCGTTAGTGTATATCGATCTCAATTATTTGCCCTCATCTGCGGTCAATTGCTTCCAATAGTGACTGCATTTTTATTATTCATAGGAGTGACACCCGATGGTATCGATCCTGTACCCATGGTTATTTGGTTTTCTTCTGTTTTGTACCTTTGGTCTATTACCTCCTCTCGAATGTTATCAATAATGCCAATTGCGAAGGAAACGATCTTTAATAGTATGAACGATGGTGTCATTGTGCTTAATGATACCTATCAATTAATCGAATATAATCAAGCTTGTAAAAATATGTTTAGTGAATTGGATCGATCAACGTTAGGGCAGCCATTTGATCAAGTTTGGTATATGCTAACGGATCAATCATTCCCTGTTCAATTAGATACGATCTCAGATAAATTGAATGTTACGATTCATCAAGGTAATTATATATATCAGCTACGTATTTCTATGCTTCAACAATCTAATAATAACTCTGGCTTACTAATTATATTTACGGATATAACAGAGCTACATACATTACAACAAAAGTTAGAGCATCAAGCCTATTATGATGATCTTACACAAATATACAATCGTCGTGCCTTTTTCCAGAAAAGTGAGCAAAGCTTAATGAAAGCAAAGGGTGAATTATCATCCTTTGTGATTATTCTATTTGATATTGATTTTTTCAAAAAAGTGAACGACACTTATGGGCATCAAACCGGAGATCAAATACTAGTACATGTGGCTCAAATATGTAAGGCTGAGATGGGAGAACATATACTATTTGCTAGATATGGTGGTGAAGAATTTGTACTCGCTTTACCTGGTTATACACTATCGGAAGGGGAAAACTTCGCTAATTACCTTAGATTTTGCATTGAACAGAAGCCTCTAGTTGAAAATGACAAATTGGTAACGATTACCTCTAGTTTTGGGGTATCCGTAACGACAGGAGCTGTGGAGGAAACAATCCATCAACTTCTTCATAAAGCTGATGAAGCACTTTATGCTGCCAAAAGAGCTGGTCGAAATCAAGTGCGGGTTTTTATTGAAAAGTACGAATATGTGGAATAG
- a CDS encoding glycoside hydrolase family 43 protein, whose amino-acid sequence MGVQQEELRVIKPLIEQRADPFICRHSDGYYYFVASVPEYNRIEIRRAQDLEGLITSAPIVIWRKRETGILSANIWAPELHFIDGKWYVYFAAAHTSETTEGLFDHRMYVLENENANPLEGSWTERGQVRTAWESFSLDATTFEHNGSLYYVWAQKDPEIEGNSNLYISKMSNPWTLIGAQTMITMPEYDWEIIGYKVNEGAAFVRKDNRVFLTYSASATDFNYCMGLLEADADSDLLDAASWRKSKVPVLTTDESISMYGPGHNSFTVSETGEKTLFVFHARTYKHIVGDPLYDPNRHTFVAELLWTEDGRPDFRGSVAALARSVQYE is encoded by the coding sequence ATGGGAGTCCAACAAGAGGAGTTACGCGTCATTAAACCATTGATCGAGCAACGAGCTGATCCTTTTATATGCCGACATTCAGATGGTTATTATTATTTCGTGGCCTCGGTTCCAGAGTATAATCGGATTGAAATCCGTAGGGCACAGGACCTTGAAGGGCTTATTACATCAGCTCCTATAGTGATCTGGAGAAAGAGAGAGACTGGCATTCTTAGCGCCAATATTTGGGCGCCAGAGCTGCATTTTATTGATGGAAAATGGTACGTATATTTCGCTGCCGCGCATACGTCGGAAACGACAGAAGGCTTGTTCGACCATCGGATGTATGTACTGGAGAATGAAAATGCAAATCCGCTCGAAGGCAGCTGGACGGAAAGAGGACAGGTTCGTACCGCGTGGGAAAGCTTCTCCCTCGATGCCACTACCTTTGAGCACAATGGTAGCCTCTATTACGTATGGGCACAAAAGGATCCGGAAATCGAAGGCAACTCTAATCTCTACATATCTAAAATGAGCAATCCGTGGACGTTGATTGGGGCGCAAACGATGATTACGATGCCCGAATATGACTGGGAGATCATCGGGTATAAAGTGAACGAAGGCGCGGCATTTGTTCGCAAAGATAATCGGGTATTCCTCACTTACTCTGCTAGCGCTACTGATTTCAATTATTGCATGGGCTTGCTTGAAGCCGATGCGGACTCGGATTTGCTCGATGCTGCCTCATGGCGCAAGTCGAAAGTACCGGTTCTCACGACTGATGAGAGCATCTCGATGTATGGTCCTGGTCATAATAGTTTCACGGTGTCAGAGACTGGCGAGAAGACGCTGTTTGTGTTCCACGCAAGAACGTATAAGCATATTGTAGGAGATCCGCTATACGATCCGAATCGCCATACATTTGTAGCGGAGCTGTTGTGGACGGAGGACGGTAGACCTGATTTTCGCGGCTCTGTTGCGGCACTTGCACGTTCTGTACAATACGAATAG
- a CDS encoding carbohydrate ABC transporter permease yields MKNNLIARIVIISTFIILFVIIMVPFYAVALSSFKPGEALIRYGLNLSLNFEIMSFDNFIYLFTGQHDYFVWFWNSMTLTIIQVALTLFVSAFVAYGFAAYDFKGKNFLFVCVLLIMMVPFEILLVPLYSLINDLQMVNSYSAIIMPGIANAGTIFFFRQYLRSIPKEIIQSGRVDGANEYAIYFRVIMPIMKPSFAAMAILNGMNSWNNLLWPFMVLGDQNKYTLPIGLKTLLTPYGNNYDLLIVGSFFSIIPIFILFIAFQKYFIDGMTAGAVKG; encoded by the coding sequence ATGAAGAACAACTTAATTGCTAGAATAGTCATAATTAGTACCTTTATTATACTATTCGTTATAATTATGGTTCCATTCTATGCAGTGGCCCTCTCTTCCTTTAAACCAGGTGAAGCTTTAATAAGATATGGTCTTAACTTAAGTTTGAATTTTGAAATAATGAGTTTTGATAATTTTATCTATTTATTTACTGGACAACATGATTATTTTGTATGGTTTTGGAACAGTATGACGTTAACAATCATTCAGGTTGCTTTAACACTGTTTGTAAGCGCTTTTGTTGCATATGGTTTTGCAGCGTATGATTTCAAAGGTAAGAACTTCCTCTTTGTATGTGTGTTGCTCATTATGATGGTGCCATTTGAAATATTGCTGGTTCCTTTGTACAGCTTAATAAATGATTTGCAAATGGTGAATAGCTATTCGGCAATCATTATGCCGGGTATAGCTAATGCCGGGACGATATTCTTCTTTAGGCAATATCTCAGAAGCATACCCAAAGAAATTATTCAATCTGGGCGAGTTGATGGAGCAAACGAATATGCGATATATTTCAGAGTGATTATGCCGATTATGAAGCCTTCCTTTGCGGCAATGGCCATTCTGAATGGTATGAATAGCTGGAATAATCTATTGTGGCCATTCATGGTGTTGGGAGATCAAAATAAATATACACTGCCAATCGGGTTAAAAACATTGTTAACTCCTTATGGGAATAACTATGACCTTCTGATCGTGGGCTCCTTCTTCTCCATCATTCCAATCTTCATATTGTTTATCGCTTTCCAGAAATATTTCATTGATGGTATGACTGCGGGTGCTGTTAAAGGTTAG
- a CDS encoding carbohydrate ABC transporter permease, with protein MIKKFVYSQKVAPYVFVLPFIIIFLIFWSYPLVNSFVMSFQDRMLGQDPKWVGEANYSKLFTDKVFLTAIKNSVVYMLGTLVLLIPFPMLFAVMINSKLMLGREFFKSSFFLPALTSVAVAGTIFRLTFGEMDGSLMNSFLGLFGVEPTKFLKDAEWSMAALLILACWRWTGVNMLYYLSGLKNIDNDYYEAASIDGASAWQKFRSITMPLLKPTTIYVTTISVYAGLAMFTESLMMFNGNNSPKNIGLTIVGYLYRQGIEKNKLGYAAAVGIVLLVIAMIINLTQLKLSGMFKKEED; from the coding sequence ATGATAAAGAAATTTGTATACTCTCAAAAGGTTGCACCTTATGTATTTGTGTTGCCATTCATAATCATATTCTTGATATTCTGGTCTTATCCACTTGTAAATTCATTTGTAATGAGTTTTCAAGATAGGATGTTGGGACAGGATCCAAAATGGGTTGGTGAAGCGAATTATTCGAAGTTATTCACAGATAAAGTGTTTTTGACGGCTATTAAAAATAGCGTTGTATACATGCTAGGAACCTTAGTGCTGTTAATCCCTTTCCCAATGTTATTTGCAGTTATGATAAACAGTAAGTTAATGCTGGGGAGGGAGTTTTTTAAATCTTCGTTCTTTCTTCCTGCATTGACATCTGTCGCAGTGGCGGGTACTATTTTTCGCCTAACATTCGGCGAAATGGATGGTTCATTAATGAACAGTTTTCTAGGTCTATTTGGTGTAGAGCCTACTAAATTCTTGAAAGATGCAGAATGGAGTATGGCTGCACTATTAATTCTTGCATGTTGGCGATGGACAGGTGTTAATATGCTGTACTATCTATCTGGTTTGAAAAACATTGACAATGATTATTATGAGGCTGCTTCAATTGACGGGGCATCTGCTTGGCAGAAGTTCAGATCGATTACAATGCCATTATTGAAGCCGACCACGATATATGTTACGACAATTAGTGTTTATGCAGGTTTGGCAATGTTTACCGAGAGCTTAATGATGTTTAACGGTAACAATTCACCGAAAAATATTGGCCTAACTATAGTCGGATATCTGTATAGACAAGGGATTGAGAAGAATAAGCTCGGTTACGCTGCTGCAGTTGGTATCGTTCTATTAGTCATTGCTATGATTATCAATTTAACGCAGCTGAAACTAAGTGGAATGTTCAAAAAGGAGGAGGATTAA
- a CDS encoding ABC transporter substrate-binding protein — protein sequence MKKRITLISIVTVLMMSLVLSACSKSSSSSTETQQLGADAGENATEMSFWTFVDLHGKHLDKMLGLWNQQNPDKQIKLNVTVMPYDDMHNKLLLAVTSGKGAPDIADIELGQFPKFLEGDNVPLESLNDVFAPYKDVVVPSRVDIYTKADQVYGFDYHVGATLAFYNTEILEQAGVDYKTIKTWEDYKQAGIKVYEKTGKYLGTADTSATWQASLLLAQQNADFTDENGNPKVNSPEMIKAFEMLVDLQKNNVIHTIPGGQPDTEEAKGEYNKGNYASALMPEWYMSRFVNEMKDLKGKYAIAPLPVFEEGNPRSVGLGGTGTVVTKTGKDVQLAKEFVAFAKLSKEATTEIWNTLGFDPINMEVWKDEAVTKNPDNEYVQYFKTNAFDTLNEIKDEIRAIKSVKASPTIGNVLNTVTLNAIFEDGQDVKEALDEAQAAIEQELK from the coding sequence ATGAAAAAACGCATTACATTAATCTCCATCGTTACAGTCCTTATGATGTCACTAGTTTTGTCGGCATGTAGTAAGTCTTCCAGTTCATCAACGGAAACACAGCAGTTAGGCGCTGATGCCGGTGAGAATGCAACAGAAATGTCATTTTGGACATTCGTAGATTTGCATGGCAAGCATTTGGATAAAATGCTGGGGTTATGGAACCAACAGAATCCAGACAAACAGATTAAGTTGAATGTAACGGTTATGCCTTACGATGATATGCACAACAAGCTCTTATTGGCAGTTACAAGCGGAAAAGGTGCTCCTGATATTGCGGATATCGAGCTTGGTCAATTCCCTAAATTCTTGGAAGGGGACAACGTTCCACTGGAATCTTTGAATGATGTATTTGCACCATACAAAGACGTTGTCGTTCCTTCACGTGTCGATATTTACACCAAAGCTGACCAGGTTTATGGCTTTGATTATCACGTAGGTGCTACGCTTGCTTTCTACAACACGGAAATTCTCGAACAAGCAGGTGTTGACTACAAGACAATCAAAACTTGGGAAGATTACAAACAAGCAGGTATCAAGGTTTATGAAAAGACTGGTAAGTACTTAGGTACTGCTGATACATCCGCTACTTGGCAAGCCTCGCTGTTACTTGCTCAGCAAAACGCTGATTTTACAGATGAAAATGGCAATCCAAAAGTTAACTCACCTGAGATGATTAAAGCTTTTGAAATGTTAGTCGACCTGCAGAAGAATAATGTTATTCATACGATCCCAGGCGGACAACCCGACACAGAAGAAGCAAAAGGCGAATACAACAAAGGCAACTACGCAAGCGCATTGATGCCTGAGTGGTACATGTCCCGCTTTGTAAACGAAATGAAGGACCTTAAAGGTAAGTATGCAATTGCTCCATTGCCTGTATTCGAAGAAGGTAATCCTCGTTCCGTTGGCTTAGGCGGTACTGGCACAGTTGTTACTAAGACTGGTAAAGACGTTCAGTTGGCAAAAGAGTTTGTAGCTTTTGCTAAGCTTTCGAAAGAAGCTACTACTGAAATCTGGAATACACTTGGATTTGACCCAATCAATATGGAAGTATGGAAAGATGAGGCTGTAACGAAAAACCCAGATAACGAATACGTCCAGTATTTTAAAACAAATGCATTTGATACTTTGAATGAAATCAAAGACGAAATTAGAGCTATCAAATCCGTAAAAGCTTCACCGACGATCGGCAATGTGCTCAATACGGTTACTCTGAATGCGATCTTTGAAGATGGCCAAGACGTGAAGGAAGCTCTCGATGAAGCACAGGCAGCAATTGAACAAGAATTGAAATAA
- a CDS encoding GntR family transcriptional regulator, with translation MKKLVLYKQIQEDIVQKIKSGQLRPTDRVPSEQELMDEFKVSKITVKNALTQLADEGLIIRVQGKGTFVSSSIDSPLSPHSASSLPLIGFIIPTMVTRVIQKLVDYTEQFLSEAGLSMVLSITRESSSIESNAIRTLTGLGVKGLIVFPTEDEKYNESLLRLSLDKFPCVFIDRYLRNIETYTITSDNYGGAYKAVSHLLSKGHHQIALISPENANTAIEDRTLGFEKAYTDRGISIDKSLWCHIPLDILRGKQALDYVSDFLQGHSGISAAFSLTEETARLTSAAISRLNNHSNIDLLSFDNPHLSFVAYVQQDEQEMARTAVKLLLEQIENIYSPKNAVIPVQLIFP, from the coding sequence TTGAAAAAGTTGGTGCTCTACAAGCAAATTCAAGAAGATATTGTACAGAAAATTAAATCTGGGCAGCTCCGGCCAACGGACCGCGTCCCTTCTGAACAAGAATTAATGGACGAATTCAAAGTAAGTAAAATAACCGTCAAAAACGCCTTAACCCAGCTAGCTGATGAAGGATTAATTATACGCGTACAAGGCAAAGGCACATTCGTCTCTTCTAGCATTGATTCTCCATTATCTCCACACAGCGCGTCGTCCTTGCCGCTCATCGGCTTCATTATTCCGACGATGGTAACCCGTGTCATTCAGAAGCTCGTAGACTACACGGAACAATTCCTGTCTGAAGCTGGCCTCAGCATGGTACTAAGCATCACGCGAGAGTCCTCCTCTATCGAATCGAACGCCATTCGTACACTAACGGGGCTCGGTGTGAAGGGACTGATCGTTTTTCCAACAGAAGATGAGAAGTACAACGAATCACTACTGCGTCTGTCGCTCGATAAATTCCCATGTGTGTTCATCGACCGCTACCTGCGCAACATTGAGACATACACGATTACATCAGACAATTACGGCGGTGCGTATAAGGCTGTCTCTCATTTGCTATCCAAGGGTCATCATCAGATTGCGCTCATCTCACCTGAGAATGCCAATACAGCCATCGAGGATCGCACGCTCGGCTTCGAGAAGGCGTACACAGATCGAGGTATATCAATCGACAAGAGCTTGTGGTGTCACATCCCTCTCGACATTCTACGCGGTAAGCAAGCATTGGACTATGTAAGCGACTTCTTGCAGGGGCATAGTGGAATTTCGGCGGCTTTCTCCTTAACCGAAGAAACCGCACGCCTTACATCGGCTGCTATCAGCCGTCTGAACAATCACTCAAATATCGATTTGCTATCTTTCGATAATCCACATCTTTCATTCGTAGCTTATGTACAGCAGGATGAACAGGAAATGGCACGAACAGCCGTAAAGCTGTTACTTGAACAGATAGAGAATATTTATTCACCTAAGAACGCCGTCATTCCCGTGCAGCTCATCTTCCCCTAA